A window of Desulfuromonas sp. genomic DNA:
ACAAAAAAGCCCCCTGCAAGGGAGCGGTTTCTTTGGTTCGTTTCTTTATCGCTCAATAAAGAAATGAACCCGGCTGCCGGGCCGGGACCCGGCGGTTCTCATGACTTCTGTCTTCTGCCTTCAGGTCAGGGGACACTACCCTCAACTTCGGGCAGTGTCCCTATCCAAAAGTGTTCCTCTGAATGGCGATGTGCCCGGCCGCAACCGCACACATATTCCTCGCCACTGAACAAACCTAAAACGGCGGAAATGTCGAAAAAATGAATGCCAGCGTCAGCGTCCCGACAATACACAACGCCAGGTAAAGAAAAAGCACCCTCTTCTTAAACATCGAGATGAAGATCGCCATGACCGGAAGGGCGGTGACCGGGCCGCCGACCAGCATGGCGATGCCCGGCCCCTTGGCCAGAGGAATCAGTTGCCCCGGATCCGGCAGATAGAAGCCGAAAAGGATCGAGGCAGCCGTAACTTGCGGCAAGTGCAACGGCACCGTTGCAAACATGATGATCGCTGTTTCAACCATGCCTCCGGTTTTGAGCAGCGTCGTCAGCTGATTGATATCCCAGTACTTTACAATCAGGAAATGCGCCACAACCTCAACCACCAGACCGATCAGGACAAACTTTCCGATCTTGAGTGAACCTTCCCAGAACCGGGCCAGGAAGACAAGGAACTTATTATGGGTGCAACGATTGACCCGATGCGACAACTGCTTTCCGCATTCGCAACGCAACTCTTCCACCGGGTAATCCGGATCGTGGAAATCACCTTTTGGCAATTTCTTCCGGAAAATATTCTCTTCGTCAAAACCGTAGCGTCGCAGAAACAGGGTCACCGCCCCGCCAAAAAGGCCGAGAGAAACAGCACAGACGACAACCAGAGTCGCCCAGGAAGCACCGAGCATTCCCGAAAGCATCGAGTAAGAGGCCGGACTCATCAATGGCGAGGTTATCAGCAGGGCCATGGCCGGTGCGAGCGGAAGTCCGGCCAGCAGTAGCGAGATGACCAGCGGCAGGGTTGCACAGGCGCAGAGCGGGCTGGCGACCCCGAGTACCGTTGCCGCGACAATTGAAAAAGAGCCGAAACGGGTCAGGGCATGGCGAATCTTGACGTGCCATTTGAAGGTACGAATGATCGCTTCAAACAGCACACCCACCACCAGATAAGGCAGAATGTAGAGAGCCTCGTCTCCAATTTTCGTGAGCAGTTCAAGCGAAGTGGCACCAAAGCCTTCCATAGGGCAACCCTTTACAATTAATACGTTAACTTTTTGTCAGCCCGTGAGTCGGCCTGACAGCTTCCCGCCCTTTGGGACCGGAAAAGAGCGCTGTTTCCAGACATCGCAGTTATTCTTCCGGTAACTGAGCAAAAGCCGTTCCACTTTCAGGAAATGCTCTCTTACCGCAGGAGTATTATCAGTGCAAGCTTTTTTCTCAGCGGATGGTATAATTCGACTTGATGGAGATCGCTTATGCCAAAGACAATAAAAGATCGTGTCATTGAACATTTCGGAAAAGCAGCTGACGGTTATATTCTCGACAAGGGATTTGCCTCCGGCCCTGACCTCGAAGAAGCCGTTCGTCTACTGAAACCGACCCAGGAAGACATCGTGCTCGATGTCGCGACCGGCGGCGGCCACACTGCCCTGTTCTTTTCACCGCTGGTTCGGAATGTCGTTGCCTCTGACCTGACCATGCAGATGTTGAAAAAGGCGCAGGAACATATCAGCGAGGAAGGTGGAGTTGAGAACGTGACCTTCCGGGAGGCGGACGCCGAGGACCTGCCCTTCCCGTCCGGTTCATTTACGATCCTGACCTGCCGCATCGCACCACACCATTTCCCCGATGTGCCCCGTTCATTGCAGGAGTTTCATCGGGTTCTGCGGCGCCGGGTCGGCCGGATGGTCATTATCGACACCCTGCTGCCGGAAGATCCGGAGATCGCCGAATTCTACCAGAACATGGAAAAGATGCGTGACCCGACCCATATCCGGGCGTTCACCGAAAAGGAGTGGCGCCAGATGATCGAATCAGCTGGATTTGAGGTGCAAAAAACCGTTATCTTCAAAAAAACTCATGATTTCAAATCATGGGCCAGACGGGCCGGACTCCAGGGGAAGCATTTCGACCAGCTCAATCAGTATTTTATCGACGCACCGGAAAAGGTTCAGAATTACTTCAAGATCGAAACCTTCGCCGGTGATGTTGAATCCTATACCGACAAAAAGCTTCTTATCTATGCAACCAGGATCGATACCCGCCGCGACACCTGACTCAAGATAAAATTTTGGCAAAAAAAAACGGGGTGCCATTGGCACCCCGTTCTCTATTGTTTTGCAGATATCTTACTTGATACCGGCAGCATCTTCCAGCATCGCGGTGGTCAGCGACTTCGGACGCTCGATGCCATAACCGAGGGCACGGTCCCAAGTGATATTGGCGAGGCAGCCGAGAGCACGACCGATACCGAACAGTACGGTGTAGAACTCGTACTGGGTCACACCGTAGTACCACTGGATGACACCGGACTGGGCGTCAACATTCGGCCACGGGTTCTTCGCTTTACCATGCTCGGTCAGAACGCCCGGAGCAACTTCGAAGATCATCCGGACCAGCTGGAACAGCGGGTAGTCCTTGAGACCTTCGGTCTTCATGCAGAACTCACGCTGCGAGGTGTAACGCGGGTCGGTCTTACGCAGAACGGCGTGACCGTAACCCGGGATAACCTGGCCGCTGTTGAGAGTGTCCCACAGAGCTTCCTTGAGCTTCTCTTCGGTCGGGACTTCGCCACCGAGCTGATCCATGAAGTTCTGGGTCCAGCGGAGAACTTCCTCGTTTGCCAGGCCGTGCAGCGGACCGGCGAGACCGTTAAGGCCGGCGCTGTATGCATAATAGGCGTCAGACAGGGCCGAAGCAACCAGATGCGTGGTGTGGGCCGAAACGTTACCCGACTCGTGGTCGGAATGGAGGATGAAGTACATCCGGGAAACATCCTTGTAATCATCGCTCTGGCCGATCATGTGGGCAAAGTTACCGCCCATGTCAAGGCTCGGGTCGGCAGCGATCTGATCACCATCACGATATTTCATGTTGTAGATGTAAGCACCGATCGGGCCGAGTTTGGCCATCATGTTGGTGCAATCTTCCAGCATATCTTCCCAGCAGGTCATCTTGTTGAACTTGCCGTCACGATAGTTCTGGGCAAAGACCGAATCACGCTGCATAGCCAGAACGGCAGAGGAGAACATTGCCATCGGGTGTGCATCTTTCGGCAGAGCATTGAGAACGTCAATGACATACTGCGGAATTTCAGAACGCTTCTTCCAGTCTTCAACAACCTCCAGGGTCTGCTCCATGGTCGGAACGTCGCCGGTCAGCAGCATGTACCAGAAGCCCTCTACATAGGGATACTCACTCCCCGGAACTTTCGGCAGGGCTTCGAACGTCTCGGGAATGGTCTTGCCACGGAAGCGGATACCTTCCATCGGATCAAGATAGGAAATGTCGGTGACGAGACATTTGACGCCACGGGCACCACCGATAGCCTGACCAATCGTAACGTCACCAAGCTTGACGTCAGCAAATTCCTTAACCAGTTTGGTTGTCCGCGGACGATGCTCATCAATTTTCTTGCGCAGAGTTTCCTTTAAAGTCGACATACATTCTCTCCTTTAGCATTAAGTGGCGGCAGGCAGCACCGCCCAAAGTGAAAAAACAGGCCGTCAAACGACAGAAATAAAATGCCGTCCCCGGCAAAAAGAACAAAAAAAACGACCAAAAAGCTATATTTTACAGAAATTTAGGAAGGCCCGCAGGCATATTAATCAACCCTAATTAACCTTGTATGGTCACAATTTCCAAATATTGTTCTAGCAAGTCGACTGAACATTGTAAAGCGCATTTTGTATACAGTATCCAGTTAGGATGCTCCGGCAAAGTTCCTGATGCGTATCCGCTCTTTTCTCTCTAGGCAAACTCCGGAGCCCGTGCTAAAATGCCCAAAATTTGTGCAGACAAGGCTTATGTTTATAGGTCCACTCGAACTAAAAAACCGTGTCATCCTCGCACCAATGGCCGGGATCACTGATCTACCCTACCGGCTTTTGATGAAGCAGTTCGGAGCCGGACTTGTTTTCAGTGAAATGGTCAGTGCCAAGGGGTTGACTTATGCGGGAAAAAGAACCAGTGAACTCCTGCAGAGCCGGCCGGAGGAGCGACCACTCGGCATCCAGCTGTTCGGCAGCGAACCGGAAACGCTGGCGACCGCCGCCAGACTGGCAGAACCATACGGCGACCTTCTCGATATCAATATGGGTTGCCCGGTCAACAAGGTTGTCAAGGACGGTTCCGGCAGCGCCCTGATGAAGAGTCCGGCGATAATTGCCCGGATGATCGCGTCAGTCAGAGCGACAACCGACTTGCCGCTGACGGTCAAAATCCGGTCGGGATGGGACCATCACAGCAGAAATTTTCTCGAGGTCGGTCGAATCGCCGAAAATGAAGGAGCCGATGCGATAACGCTCCACCCGCGACCGCGCAGCCAGGGGTTCGGTGGCGAAGCCGCCTGGGAGGAAATTGGCGAGCTCAAAAAGGTTCTGTCGATCCCGGTCATCGGCAGCGGCGATATTTTCACTCCCGGTGATGCCGACCGGATGATTAAACAGACCGGATGCGACGCGGTCATGATCGGCCGCGGCGGTTACGGCAATCCATGGCTCGTTCGTGACAGTATCGCCCACATCGCCGGAACAGAGCCCCCTGCACCACCGGATCCGGATGAGCGCCTGGAAGTCGCCCGCAGGCACCACGATTTGCACATCGAGATTTACGGAGAGAAAAAAGCACTTCTCGAGATGCGCAAACATCTCTGCTGGTACGCACGCGGTCTGCCTGGTGCTGCAGCCTTTCGCGCGGCAATCAACAAGGCCGAATCGATTGACCGACAAAAAACATTGGTTGAGGAGTTTTTTACCGATAATGAGCCCCGACAGTAAGCAGACAGAACAACAGATATATTCACGGGTTCTCGACAACCTCGATCGTGCCGTCATAGCGATCGACCAGCAGGGGCACATCATTCTGTTCAATCCAACGGCCCAGTCCTACACCGGACTCTCCGAGAAACAGAGTCTCGGGCGCAATTTCGAAAATCTCTTTGCCGGGCAGGACAGCATCATCGCACTGGTTCGTCAGACCCTTGCCGAAGGGCGCTCAATATCGGATGACGAAAACATCTACCTCAGCCGGGCCTCCTCTCCCGATATCCCGATCAGCGTTACCGTCTCGCCGATTTTCGGTAGTAGCAGCGATCAGGAGGGAGCCGTTATGATTATCCGTGATCTCAGCCGGGTCCGCGAACTGGAAGAGGCGCTGCGGCATGCTGATCGGCTGTCGATGCTCGGCACCCTCGCTGCCGGTCTGGCTCACGAAATCAAGAATCCGCTCGGCGGTATTCGCGGTGCCGCTCAACTGCTGGAGATGGAACTTGATGAGGATTCTTCACTGGGCGAATACACAACGGTCATGATCAAGGAGGTCGAGCGGGTCAATGGTATTATCGAGGAGTTGATGGATCTCTCCCATCCCCGGCCACCGGCAATGAGCAACGTCAATCTGGCCCAGATGATTGATGATATCGTTCTCCTGCAGCAGGAAGCGCACCGCGAACAAAACATCCGTTTCACCCTTGAACTCGACCCTAGCATCCCACCGATCCGCGGTGACGAAGCGCTGTTGACCCGGCTCTTTCTGAACCTGATCAAGAACGCAGCCGAAGCGGTCCCGCACGATGGCCACATAAAGATCAGCTGCAAAATTGCATCGGATTATCATGTCCACAATCCCGGCCGAAAACCGGTCCCGTGGATTGTTGTGAAAATTACCGATAACGGCCCCGGCATCTCGGCGACCGACCGGGAAAGGATCTTTACACCGTTCTACACGACCAAGCAGAACGGAAGCGGACTCGGCCTGGCGACCTGCCAGAAAATTGTCGGGAGTCACCAGGGTTTTATCAGTGTCAAAAGCAAGCCGAACGAAGGGACAACCTTTCGGGTTTCGCTTCCGTTTATTCGGCAAAGTTCATAATAACCGGTTTTCTGTGGAACTAATAAAGTAGAGAGCAGAGGATTTAACCTATGTCGATACACCGAATTCTTGTCGCAGATGATGAAGAAAGTATTCGTTGGGTTCTGTCAAAAACCCTGAACAAAAAGGGGTTCCAGGTCGACCTGGCTGAATCAGGGGATGAAGCGCAGAAGCTGTTCAAGCAGAATGATTATGACCTGGCGATTCTCGACATCAAAATGCCGGGCGTGACCGGCCTCGAACTGCTCCGCAGATTTCGGGAGAGCAGACCTGACACGATGGTCGTCATCATGACCGCGGAATCATCGATGGAAAACGCGGTTGAAGCGATGAAATCCGGTGCCTACGACTACATTACCAAGCCTTTCGACCTGAATGCCATCGATGCGGTTGTTTTGAAGGCACAAAAGGCTTCCGATGTCAGCGAAGAGGTCCATCGCCTCAAGTCGGAGCTTCAGGGTCAGTACCAGCTCGATCGCAGCATTATCGGCAACAGCCAGGATATGCAGAATGTCTACAAGATTGTCGGCAAAACTGCACCCTCCGACATTACCGTTCTGATTACGGGTGAGTCGGGAACCGGCAAGGAACTGGTCGCCCGGGCTATCCATTACAATAGCCCGCGTCTCGGCAAACCCTTTATCGCTCTGAACTGTGCAGCAATACCGCGCGAACTTCTCGAAAGCGAGCTCTTTGGACACGAAAAAGGTGCATTTACCGATGCCAAGGAACGGCGTGCCGGAAAATTCGAGCAGGCGCACGGCGGCACCCTGTTCCTTGACGAAATCGGCGACATGCCGCTTGAGCTGCAGGCCAAGCTTTTGCGCGTACTGCAGGAGAAGGAAATTACCCGAACCGGCGGCAACTCGACCCTGTCGGTCGATGTCAGGATTATTGCCGCAACCAACCAGGATCTTGAAGAGAAGGTTCGGAGCAAAGCCTTTCGGGAAGATCTCTATTATCGGCTCAATGTCGTACCGATCCCCCTGCCACCGCTCCGGGATCGCAAGGACGACATCCCGCTTCTGATCGATTTCTTTATCGGTCACGCCAACGAAGAGCTCGACACCGACATCAGCGGCTGCACCGAAGAAGCGCTTAACCTCCTGGTCAGTTACGACTGGCCCGGCAATATCCGGCAACTGGAAAATGCTATCCGCCGGGCGGTGCTGCTCTCATCGGACAGCGCCCTGACCCCGGAGGACTTCCCCGACATGACCGGCGATGTTTCCGGCCGCGAAAGTGACTCCTCCCTTGAGAACCTGATCGCCGGCAAGCTTCACAGCTCGCTCGCCCAGATGGATGTCAACGAACTTGATGATCTCTACGAAATGGTTCTCTACCAGATGGAACGACCGCTGATCCGGATCATTCTCGAGAAAACCCGTGGCAATCAGGTCAGAACAGCCGAAATCCTCGGTATCAACCGCAACACCTTGCGCAAGAAAATCCAGACGCTCGGAATCGACATCAGAAAAAGCTGACAAGGTAAGTCGATGGGTCTGCTCCAGAAATATTTATCAACGGCTCCGTTGAACAAAAAGCTGACGACCATCATCATGGCAATCAGCCTGATCGTTCTCCTTCTTGCCTCCGGCACGTTTATCATGTCAGAGCTTTTGACCTATCAACAGAATACTGTCAACCGCTACCTTTCCGTGACCGGAGTAATCGGCTCCAATCTTGAATCTGCGATCCTCCTTAAGCGAAAGTTTGTGATTGTCGAGACACTCTCTTCGCTGCAACAGGAACCGGAAGTCAACGCCGCATATGTCTTCTCGGAAAATGCCACCCCGCTCGGCCACTACCTGAACAACAAGCCTTACGGGTATCAAAAAAACCATATTATCTCTCTCAACCGGGGCGAAGTTGCAGAAGTAATCGAAACGGGCCGCCCCCTGCACAGATTCAGTCAAGACCATTTCCTGCTGATCGCACCGGTCTTCGGCCACAACAACCCGGTTGGCGCGATTGCACTCCAGGCAAACCTCGGCCAGCTCTATAATTTCGTTTACCAGTTCGTGGCCGCCACCTTTGTCGTTTTCATCCTGCTGGCAATACTTGCATTCATCCTCTCGTCACGGCTGCAGATGATCATATCAAGACCGATCAGGGAGCTGGCCGAAACCATCGAGAAGGTCTCTTCAGAAAAGGACTTCACAATCCGCGCCGAAAAACGGACGCAAGATGAAATCGGCGAGCTCATCGACGGCTTCAACCTGATGTTGAACCAGATTGAAAGCCGTGACAAGCAACTTGAAGAGCACAGAAACAACCTTGAAACACTTGTTAAACAGAGAACCCGTGAGCTGCAGAATACTAATACCGAACTTCAAGAGGTGATAAGGGAACTGAAACGGGCAAAAAGCGATGCAGAACAGGCGAATCAGGCCAAATCGCAGTTCCTGGCAAAAATGAGTCACGAAATCAGGACCCCGATGATCGGGATCATGGGAATGGCGGAGCAACTGACAACCTCTTCGCTGGCGGAAGATGAAATGCGCCTCGCCATGACCGTGCATCGTTCGGGAGAGACCCTGCTCAGTATTCTTGATGATGTGCTTGATTTTTCAAAAATTGAAGCCGGCAAACTTGAGCTTGAGGAGATCCCGTTCTCAATGCAGGACCTGTGCGATGATGTGATTGCAATTTTTACCGAACAGGCGCTGGAAAAGGGGATTAAACTGTCATGTCTGGTCGATCCGCAGTGCAACGCTTTCTTTATGGGAGATCCGATAAGAATCAAACAGATCCTGCTCAACCTGGTCGGCAATGCGGTCAAGTTCACCAACGAAGGAGAAGTCGTGCTCACCGCAGGGTACGGTGGCGGTGATTCGAATCGGGCAATCTGGCTGGCAGTGAACGACACCGGCATCGGAATTCCGGAGAAAGCGCAGCAAGACATTTTCACCTCATTTTCGCAGGCCGACAACTCGATGACCCGCAAGTATGGAGGGTCGGGACTCGGGCTCGCCATCGTTCGGCAACTGACTCACCTGATGGGCGGCAGCTGCGGCCTCCAGAGCTCCCCCGGGAAAGGGTCCACATTCTGGATCATTCTCGATCTGCCGATTGTCGAGCAAGAGAATCGGAGCAACAGGTCCGCCGCAACCCTCTCACAGACACCTGCTGCCCTCAATGCCGCCGATTCTGCCGGCAGCATCCTCCTTGTCGAAGATAATCCGACAACCCAGCAACTGCTGCAGCTGATTCTCAAAAAGACCGGCTTTCACCTTGACATCGCCGGCAACGGCAGTGAAGCGATTGAGTCGATAAAGGAAAACCAATACGACCTGATTTTAATGGACTGCTAAATGCCCGAGATGGACGGTTTCGAAGCAACACGGGCCTTGCGCAACAGCAACTGCCAGACACCGGTCATTGCCCTGACCGCCCATGTCCGCAAGGAAGACATGAACCGTTGCCTCGAAGCTGGCATGAATGACTGTCTCAGCAAACCATTCCGGCAACAACAGCTGCTTGAGATGATGGGCAAGTGGTTGCCGCAGCAGATCGAAAGCAACCATGACGGGTAATGGCAAAGCGATCGCTTTTATCAGCCTCGGACTGACGGCGGCCACCCTGGGCTTCCTCTCTTTTTCCGGCATTCTGACACCCCATCCGACGCTGAGCGGCGACCGCCGAATCAACCTGACGAACCCGGTCATAGCCTCCCCGGGAGAAAAGATTCAGTTGACCCTTAATGGCAATACCATTGCGGACCTGACATCGGCAGCTATCAGCGTTGACATCGGTAATCGCGACGCAATATCAGCCGTATTGAAACTCCCGGGAAACCTGCAAGCTGTTTTGATCGATCACGAGAGAAGCCTTGCCTATCTGGCCAACAGCTTCACCGGACTGCAGATTATCGACATCAGCGAGCCGAACAGATTGAACCTGATTGGCGCTATTGAAGTTCGAGGTCGTGTCTGGGATATTGTCAGGCGCGGGACAACTCTCTATCTCGCGGCAGCGCAAGGCGGACTTCAGGTGATCGACATCAGCAACCCTGCGGCTCCGGCCCATGTCGCGGAGCTGACAATCCCTGACGTTTCTTTTTTAAAGATTGCACTCCACAAGAACACACTTTATGCCAGCACTGGGTGGAAAGGACTGCAGCTGGTTGACATAACCTCCCCCTCGGCCCCCCGACATCTTGGCACCTTGCATCAGAACGACGGGGTGTGGGGCGTTTCAGTCGGCGCAACAGACCTCTATCTCTCCGCTGGCAAGGACACCATTGAAGTATTGAACCTGTCCGATCCGGAGCGACCGATACCGACCGGCCAACTCACCATCCCCGGGCGCTGTTGGGAAATGCGTGCAGCCGGCGGCTACCTGTACCTTCCGACCCGCAAAGCCGGTCTGATCATAGCCGACGTTTCCGACCGGCGAAATCCGCTTGAAATAGCCAGGATCGATCAAGGGGTTGACGTAGAGACAATCAGCATCAGGGGGGGAAAGGCTTACCTGACAAACCGGCGCGGCGAGTTTTATATTTACGATCTGTCTAATCCGGCCGAGCCAAAACAACTCAAACGAGCCGATCTCCCGTTCAACGTACGCAACATTGACATTGCCAAAAACTCGATCTATGTCGCCGCCGGCGTGGAAGGGCTGATAAAGCTCGACCTGACAGCTCTCCCGGAGAAGCCCTTGGTTGCCAGTCTCCGCCTGTCCAGCGACCTGAAACAGGTTATTGAGGACAGCGAATATTTTTACCTGGCAACGAAAGAGCACGGTCTATTCATTGCCCGCAAGGATGACCGGGGGGCCCTGCCAACCATTATTTCTTCACTGCCGGGGCCCAATCGGTTCAGGGCTATGGTCAAATCCGGAGATTATCTTTACCTCATCTCTTCCATCGAAGGCCTGACTGTAGTTGATATCTCCGACCGAAAGCATCCGGTCAATGTCAGCAGTCTGAATGACCCCAAAGACCTCCAGGACCTGACTTTCCGGGATCAGCACCTTTACATTGCCTCAGGAACAGGCAAGCTCCTGGCTGTCAATATCGCTGACCCGGTTGATCCCGTTATCGTGGGCCACTTGAAAGTGCCGGAGCCTTGGCGAATTGCGTTAGCGGGGAACCGGGTCTATGTCTCTTCTTCGAAGAGTGGTCTGCATGTCATCGATATTTCAACTCCGTCTGCGCCAGTCGAAATCAGTCGATGTCCGCTCCCCTGGCCGCTGCAGGAACTTGCCAGAAGCCATCGGCTTGTCGTGAGCGGTGAAACAGCTTACCTGGCTGCCGGAGAGGCAAAACTTATCCTGTTCAACATAGCCGATGAAAACAACCCGGTCATCGAGAACATTATCGAAGTTGATGATGAGGTGATCAGTGTTTCAGTAAAGGAAGAGAATATCTACGCCACTTCGCGTCTCGGCAAACTGACCTGGCTGCAGCGGGAGAAAAATGGCGTCATCAAGTACCGCGCCAGGATCGACACCCTTGGAACAACCCACGACCTGATCGACCGGCAAGATTTTTTTCTTCTGGCGAATGGTGTGAAGGGTTTGACCTTGCTACCCAAACCGCATCTGATCAATCTCGCCGATGGCAGCATTGTTGATAAGAGATCAAGGATCTCTTCGCAGATAACGCTCCAAATACCGCCATTAAAACAAGTGGGGACCTATAATCTGGATTTGTATTCCGGGAATCAGTTGCAGGAGTTCGTCGGCGCAGTCAAGATCACCGACAATTAAGGGAAGTTGAAGGTTCAGAAGCGGTATTCGGCTCCGAGCCAGAACTGACGGCCGAGTTCGAATTCGTCAGATTCTGGACCGAGATAGACTTTTCGGTTAAGCACATTCAGAATATCCAGACTAAGCGTCAGGGTCTGCCCTGAAGTATATTCCGGTAGCCATTCTATCTTCCAGTCAAACAGGGTTGAACTGGGGCGGGAAAACTCAGTATACACATCATGATTGACACCATTGACATTAATGGTGTTACCGCTATCGTTAATCCCCTTGTAACCGCTGCGGTATGTTGTCACATTGGTAAATATAATCCCGTACGGGAGTTTTGCAGAATAAATCAGGTTGGCATCCCATGGGCGATTAAAGTCTTCGCGGGGTAATTCATCCGGCCAGAGCAGTTCACCTTTAAACCAGACCCGTTCATCCGGATCAAAATCGTCAAGCTCGAAATTGTCTTCGTAGCTGCCGTTTGAAGTCGTTGTCTCCGAATAGGTTGCATTAATTGTAACTGACTGACTGACCCACTGCCGCTCCCACGACAGGCGAATGCTCTCATAATGACTTTCTCCGTCATTGTTCAGGCGGTTAAACAGAGTTGCATTAAAATCAGTAAAATCAAACGGATCCTTTTCCCTGGCAAACTCATTATCTCCATCGCGCTTGACGTAACGCAACTCAAGTCTGCCGCCCCATAAACTCTGGTTCATTCCGAGAACCAATTCATCACTGAAAGGCGTCTTGAGGTTGGAATATGAATATTCACTTGGCCAGGTCTGAGCACTATCCGTCCACTCGGAGTCATTATCGACAACCGAAGTACGCTCTTGAACCAACGGAATGATCGACTCCCGCAATTTATAGGTCAGGAGATTCTGACTATAGTAACGATTCCAGCCGCCTACAAACTCAGTCCGGCCATTTCCAAACAGGTCGTATTTCGCTGCCAACCTTGGGGCGAAATTAGTATTCCCCATGAAGTCGTCATAGGAAACTCGAAATCCAGGCCGAAATTCGAAGTGGTGGAAATCGATCGTGTCATCGAAGTAAATTGCCATTTGTAAAATATTGGCATCGACATCAACAGCCTGATAAACATTCCGTTTCTCGAAGTATTGTTCTGAGTTGACGGTGTCATCACACGCAAAACTATCAGCACCACAGGAGAAACCTGTTGGATCAAAATCCACCGGGGCGACTTGGGCGCCTTTATAAGCGTAACTGGTATTGGGACGTGTAAAACTCGCTGCGGTCATGCTGAGTTGCAGCCCAGCATTAAGTTGGTGTGAAGTCTCTCCAACAACAACGACCTCAGAGAGCCAGTCAGCAGAAGATTCAAATGATTTCTGCTCTTTATCAACACTGCCGTAACCACCCTCTCGACTCGGGAATGTCGGACTGATCAGACTGCCCCAATCCTTGCTGGCTGTCTGATCCCAGTTGCGGTGATATAGAGGCGCTTTACGAGAGTTTTCACTGAACTTCAGCGCTGAATTAATAAGCAAATGACCGTCTCCACCCTTCTGCTCATACTCGACACTGACCTGTGATCCGCCACCGTTGATTGTAAAGAAGCTGTCCTTGGTCCTTTCGATAAAATATTCACCTTCGTAGGGATTATGCAGTCCCTGGATGGTTAATTTAGCTCGGCCGGGGAATGTTTTGACATACTTGAGAAGAAAATTTTCCGAACGTCTCTTCTGCTCTTCGGTTTGGCCAAAGTGATATAAAGGGATCTTTGAAGACAACACGGAATATGACAGAAGGAAACCATTCGATTCGTTGACAGGAATGCTCACACCGAAACCGGCATCCTGTTTTT
This region includes:
- a CDS encoding SAM-dependent methyltransferase; this encodes MPKTIKDRVIEHFGKAADGYILDKGFASGPDLEEAVRLLKPTQEDIVLDVATGGGHTALFFSPLVRNVVASDLTMQMLKKAQEHISEEGGVENVTFREADAEDLPFPSGSFTILTCRIAPHHFPDVPRSLQEFHRVLRRRVGRMVIIDTLLPEDPEIAEFYQNMEKMRDPTHIRAFTEKEWRQMIESAGFEVQKTVIFKKTHDFKSWARRAGLQGKHFDQLNQYFIDAPEKVQNYFKIETFAGDVESYTDKKLLIYATRIDTRRDT
- a CDS encoding type I citrate synthase; this encodes MSTLKETLRKKIDEHRPRTTKLVKEFADVKLGDVTIGQAIGGARGVKCLVTDISYLDPMEGIRFRGKTIPETFEALPKVPGSEYPYVEGFWYMLLTGDVPTMEQTLEVVEDWKKRSEIPQYVIDVLNALPKDAHPMAMFSSAVLAMQRDSVFAQNYRDGKFNKMTCWEDMLEDCTNMMAKLGPIGAYIYNMKYRDGDQIAADPSLDMGGNFAHMIGQSDDYKDVSRMYFILHSDHESGNVSAHTTHLVASALSDAYYAYSAGLNGLAGPLHGLANEEVLRWTQNFMDQLGGEVPTEEKLKEALWDTLNSGQVIPGYGHAVLRKTDPRYTSQREFCMKTEGLKDYPLFQLVRMIFEVAPGVLTEHGKAKNPWPNVDAQSGVIQWYYGVTQYEFYTVLFGIGRALGCLANITWDRALGYGIERPKSLTTAMLEDAAGIK
- a CDS encoding tRNA dihydrouridine synthase DusB, which encodes MRIRSFLSRQTPEPVLKCPKFVQTRLMFIGPLELKNRVILAPMAGITDLPYRLLMKQFGAGLVFSEMVSAKGLTYAGKRTSELLQSRPEERPLGIQLFGSEPETLATAARLAEPYGDLLDINMGCPVNKVVKDGSGSALMKSPAIIARMIASVRATTDLPLTVKIRSGWDHHSRNFLEVGRIAENEGADAITLHPRPRSQGFGGEAAWEEIGELKKVLSIPVIGSGDIFTPGDADRMIKQTGCDAVMIGRGGYGNPWLVRDSIAHIAGTEPPAPPDPDERLEVARRHHDLHIEIYGEKKALLEMRKHLCWYARGLPGAAAFRAAINKAESIDRQKTLVEEFFTDNEPRQ
- a CDS encoding PAS domain-containing sensor histidine kinase — translated: MSPDSKQTEQQIYSRVLDNLDRAVIAIDQQGHIILFNPTAQSYTGLSEKQSLGRNFENLFAGQDSIIALVRQTLAEGRSISDDENIYLSRASSPDIPISVTVSPIFGSSSDQEGAVMIIRDLSRVRELEEALRHADRLSMLGTLAAGLAHEIKNPLGGIRGAAQLLEMELDEDSSLGEYTTVMIKEVERVNGIIEELMDLSHPRPPAMSNVNLAQMIDDIVLLQQEAHREQNIRFTLELDPSIPPIRGDEALLTRLFLNLIKNAAEAVPHDGHIKISCKIASDYHVHNPGRKPVPWIVVKITDNGPGISATDRERIFTPFYTTKQNGSGLGLATCQKIVGSHQGFISVKSKPNEGTTFRVSLPFIRQSS
- a CDS encoding two-component system response regulator (DNA-binding response regulator in two-component regulatory system with ZraS; response regulator/sigma54 interaction protein): MSIHRILVADDEESIRWVLSKTLNKKGFQVDLAESGDEAQKLFKQNDYDLAILDIKMPGVTGLELLRRFRESRPDTMVVIMTAESSMENAVEAMKSGAYDYITKPFDLNAIDAVVLKAQKASDVSEEVHRLKSELQGQYQLDRSIIGNSQDMQNVYKIVGKTAPSDITVLITGESGTGKELVARAIHYNSPRLGKPFIALNCAAIPRELLESELFGHEKGAFTDAKERRAGKFEQAHGGTLFLDEIGDMPLELQAKLLRVLQEKEITRTGGNSTLSVDVRIIAATNQDLEEKVRSKAFREDLYYRLNVVPIPLPPLRDRKDDIPLLIDFFIGHANEELDTDISGCTEEALNLLVSYDWPGNIRQLENAIRRAVLLSSDSALTPEDFPDMTGDVSGRESDSSLENLIAGKLHSSLAQMDVNELDDLYEMVLYQMERPLIRIILEKTRGNQVRTAEILGINRNTLRKKIQTLGIDIRKS